One window of the Macaca thibetana thibetana isolate TM-01 chromosome 1, ASM2454274v1, whole genome shotgun sequence genome contains the following:
- the LOC126955520 gene encoding proline-rich protein 2-like isoform X2: protein MAERCGGPGACLAGFLAGLGVRREHSGKETSETTSRDRRWDGRSCSDLAQVTTSNVSLKAQAQSCSEWDIHVGGHGDLWIWKQQGISGGPAQCLGRLQRPAVGSAFDLASCASVGPESLALEVASGEPARARHPTYPEPTPEHGEQGPSGCTCQQSPPIAPEVPLRPEPPSNLEDAPLLPHPASFLGAEGTKGEPATPGTALPEPAQTLHTRPSSRRTRYYITVTLLGHRQAPGEEGKEPAQPAPHPCGPEESEGWWEPPHGPRPITGCQPAPLQEPQLRAQSHQGSTAQQQELQAGGTPGSPHRL from the exons ATGGCCGAGCGGTGCGGAGGCCCGGGGGCCTGCCTGGCCGGCTTTTTGGCTGGGTTAGGGGTCCGGAGGGAGCACAGCGGGAAAGAGACCTCGGAGACCACATCTCGGGATAG GCGTTGGGATGGCCGGAGCTGCTCTGACCTAGCCCAGGTTACCACCAGCAATGTCAGCCTCAAG GCCCAAGCCCAGAGCTGCTCAGAATGGGACATCCATGTAGGAGGCCATGGTGATCTCTGGATTTGGAAGCAACAAGGAATCTCGGGGGGTCCTGCTCAGTGCCTCGGGCGCCTACAGAGGCCAGCGGTAGGCAGCGCCTTCGACCTGGCCAGCTGTGCCTCCGTGGGGCCTGAGAGCCTGGCCTTGGAAGTGGCCTCAGGAGAACCTGCTCGTGCCAGGCACCCCACATACCCAGAGCCTACTCCTGAACATGGGGAGCAGGGACCCTCAGGCTGCACCTGTCAGCAGTCTCCACCCATAGCCCCAGAGGTCCCTCTGAGGCCTGAGCCACCCAGCAACCTGGAAGACGCACCCCTGCTGCCCCACCCTGCATCCTTCCTCGGGGCAGAGGGGACAAAGGGCGAGCCTGCCACCCCAGGGACTGCCTTGCCAGAGCCTGCCCAGACCCTACACACGCGTCCCTCTTCCAGGAGGACCCGCTACTACATCACTGTCACACTGCTGGGGCACAGGCAAGCACCTGGGGAGGAGGGTAAAGAACCGGCCCAACCAGCTCCACACCCCTGCGGCCCTGAGGAATCCGAGGGCTGGTGGGAGCCTCCCCATGGGCCCCGCCCCATCACGGGGTGCCAGCCGGCCCCGCTCCAGGAACCCCAGCTGAGAGCCCAGTCGCATCAGGGGAGCACGGCCCAGCAGCAGGAGCTCCAGGCTGGCGGGACACCTGGGTCCCCACACAGACTGTGA
- the LOC126955520 gene encoding collagen alpha-1(I) chain-like isoform X1 — protein sequence MAERCGGPGACLAGFLAGLGVRREHSGKETSETTSRDRRWDGRSCSDLAQVTTSNVSLKPGWTPGEESRRGQMLSHFRGTFFPGSLTSQAQAQSCSEWDIHVGGHGDLWIWKQQGISGGPAQCLGRLQRPAVGSAFDLASCASVGPESLALEVASGEPARARHPTYPEPTPEHGEQGPSGCTCQQSPPIAPEVPLRPEPPSNLEDAPLLPHPASFLGAEGTKGEPATPGTALPEPAQTLHTRPSSRRTRYYITVTLLGHRQAPGEEGKEPAQPAPHPCGPEESEGWWEPPHGPRPITGCQPAPLQEPQLRAQSHQGSTAQQQELQAGGTPGSPHRL from the exons ATGGCCGAGCGGTGCGGAGGCCCGGGGGCCTGCCTGGCCGGCTTTTTGGCTGGGTTAGGGGTCCGGAGGGAGCACAGCGGGAAAGAGACCTCGGAGACCACATCTCGGGATAG GCGTTGGGATGGCCGGAGCTGCTCTGACCTAGCCCAGGTTACCACCAGCAATGTCAGCCTCAAG CCAGGCTGGACCCCAGGGGAAGAGAGCAGAAGAGGTCAGATGTTGTCCCATTTCAGGGGAACCTTCTTCCCTGGCTCCCTTACGTCCCAG GCCCAAGCCCAGAGCTGCTCAGAATGGGACATCCATGTAGGAGGCCATGGTGATCTCTGGATTTGGAAGCAACAAGGAATCTCGGGGGGTCCTGCTCAGTGCCTCGGGCGCCTACAGAGGCCAGCGGTAGGCAGCGCCTTCGACCTGGCCAGCTGTGCCTCCGTGGGGCCTGAGAGCCTGGCCTTGGAAGTGGCCTCAGGAGAACCTGCTCGTGCCAGGCACCCCACATACCCAGAGCCTACTCCTGAACATGGGGAGCAGGGACCCTCAGGCTGCACCTGTCAGCAGTCTCCACCCATAGCCCCAGAGGTCCCTCTGAGGCCTGAGCCACCCAGCAACCTGGAAGACGCACCCCTGCTGCCCCACCCTGCATCCTTCCTCGGGGCAGAGGGGACAAAGGGCGAGCCTGCCACCCCAGGGACTGCCTTGCCAGAGCCTGCCCAGACCCTACACACGCGTCCCTCTTCCAGGAGGACCCGCTACTACATCACTGTCACACTGCTGGGGCACAGGCAAGCACCTGGGGAGGAGGGTAAAGAACCGGCCCAACCAGCTCCACACCCCTGCGGCCCTGAGGAATCCGAGGGCTGGTGGGAGCCTCCCCATGGGCCCCGCCCCATCACGGGGTGCCAGCCGGCCCCGCTCCAGGAACCCCAGCTGAGAGCCCAGTCGCATCAGGGGAGCACGGCCCAGCAGCAGGAGCTCCAGGCTGGCGGGACACCTGGGTCCCCACACAGACTGTGA